In the Necator americanus strain Aroian chromosome X, whole genome shotgun sequence genome, AACCTGCTTTAGTCATGTGTTAATTAGAGCATATGAAACTGTTTTATATCAGATTATAGATTTATAAAGGTTTTATAACAGACTTCATACATGATAATTGAGCTGACAGTGGCTCAGTGGTAGAATTTTCCCTCTCGAGGGGGATGTCCTTGATTCGGTCCCCGTGGATggaatgtttttgttctttgtggAGAATTTTCGTAATACAGACAAAGACGCgcaaaaaaagttgtcaaAGAAGTTAATGCCTAGACAGTGAGCATGGATTTTCTAGTCTTTCAGAAACCACAGGAAATGGAACTCCACCTTCGATAAACCTGAGAAGAAAACATCTTTAAAAGATGTGCGATAATTTTGTGATTTGTAAATGATCCAAACAAAAACGCAAAGTTAGAGGCATACGTACACGTAAAAGTTCATATCCTATCCTTGATATATGACGAAGGCTGACCTGTCTTGTCACTGCTTTCATAGAATTTCGTAGAATTGCTGACACTGGTTCAGTTGCAGACTGCTCGGCTGCCAACCGCGTCTctcgggttcgattcccgccGATAAAGCATTTTCAGTCATAATGGGGTATTTTTATAACACGCAAGCAAAGAAACCTACACAGGCAGTAAgcataaatggaaaaattagcaAACAAACGACTACACTCTTTTCCAGATgttgaaaaagataaaaacgtTCTAATAGAAGGATGGTGAGGAATGCTCAATATCAGGTTTGCCGTTCACTTCCTCATTGATCCAGTGTTGATCTTATAGATAGGAATTTTATGGATGCAGTCAGTCCTAGACCTTTCTGCACAAATAATGTCAAGATTAAACTTTAACAAATTTTCGCATTcaattcctcttttcttgTCATGATTAATTTGAGTTTTCTAACATTGCcacatctttttttggaacttcatttcttttacgaTTCATTTCTCTGGAACCAAAGGCACAATTAATACCTCTAAATACGCAACATCATTTGCAAAATACATTTGCCTgcaaaaaagtcagaaaaagtaGTGCATAAGAACTATATAATAGTTAAATGGAAATGtaggaataaatatttcactgtattgcactttttcctgtttctcttGTTGTTCTGCTATAATGCTGGTCCACGTGTAGctatgaattaaaaaaaaatatttagttaataatttaaaagaaaacttctatCTCTATAATCGAAGCACTAATCACTTATCTGGTTAACGAAATTGGAAgtatacatacacacaaagATTTATGTATCCTCACTAACACATGGTAGAAACTAACCTGTTTATCACAGCTTTCATACAGCTTAGTACTTCTCCTGACAATTGTTCACTGGCAGGATGTTCGCCTCTCAGGCGGGTTTCGATCCATCGGTTCTCATAGGCGCGGAGTTTTGTATTGAcaggagtattttcgtgacatacAGACAAACAcgcacacggactaagcgcgttattatatagcatgatatatatatatatttatttattttttagatacttagatggcccgtcttcactggatgTGCGGgctccagcatctcttccactcgtttctttCCCTCGCCAtggtcatccaagatgttctcaaatttcgtgagtgacgttgacgaggtccttgagtcgtatccagctgagctcccagctggtccatccgtgtagcgaacacgtcaccccttctagttggcggtctccctcgaacGCGTTtggcatctcttgggatccactctagcattctttagtccatctatagtcgattcttctcataatgtgaccggcccagCTATGCTTTGCCCTCGATATGTACTCCGCTGGGCCGCGAAGAATGAACATTGCTCtgaagtcggagctgcgaaggcAGGCTAAATGTTGTGTGCGCCgattaaacttcagaagacatctctcaagggcgctgtgggtagtaagtagcttcctagacgtggcagcggtttCTGCCCACGTcttcgctgcgtaacagagcgctggaagaactgtcgagtcgaacaggcGGGCaggaagatcttggtccgtcagttggtccatagcttccctgacgggtgcgaatgctgctcATGATggtctcatccttctattccattcttctttcaagtcgttttccatgttcatagaacgtccgaggtatgcGAATGACGAactttccacgatttgggagctgtcaagttgtactcttccgtcctcgcagtcagcgttcttcatgaactatttcttctttctgtttattcgcagtcctattctcttccctgcttcgttctgttctttgagcatcgtttctgcttcactggtactgctcgaaaagagaacgatgtcgtccgcaagacaaaggttcgagagaaatcttccatcagtGGAAAAGGTGTATCTTAGTGGTGCGTCGATCGTGGCAGTTGGCGACTtccatacgacgcgtccacaccttgatcgaccagcgctgacagtattgcattcgtttctacgccgtcgaaggctttctcatagtcgacgaaggttaaaACAAAGAGCAGGCGGTGTTCCCGGCAAATGCTCTATGACCTTCTACACaatctggatgtggtccaagcagatTAACCCCCTGAAGGAATCCAGCTTGCTCCTGAGGCTGGGTTTCAAATGTGAATGCAAATCAAATGTAAGAATGACCTTGGTGAATACTCTGTATAAGATGCTCAggaagcatatcggacggtagttccgaaggtcttTTCGGTCCCCTTTCTTATGAATGAGAAcagttcgcgaggtcttcttCTGGTCTGGGATATCTTATTTCTGAAGATGGACATCATGTGCGCCGCTAGAagtacatgaagtggatggctgCCAGTCGAAAGatagtctgctgatataaaatcaggtcccaGAGCagggtttcatgctcttgatagcgactcgtacttctgAAAGAAGAATCCGttgtggagcttcaccagtggggataatcgggcttgacacaggaatTGATGAACGGAAAGGATTCGAGTAGAGCCTCTCCGTAattatttccatctcacgacgagaagacgagAGGGACTAACGAAACCTCCATatgcagaatttcttcttttcgggCCGTCTGGTTCCCTCAAAATTtagataggaaaaaatttatatCTTGTTCCATCTGAATTCCAAAAACTAGAAGGTCTCAAAAAACAGGAACGACTGACTATTTCATAGTGCAAATCTTCTTGTATAAAAAGCCCCACAGCAAAGCAAAGAGCAAGAACctataatgtatgtaattatctaaGATTACATAATATTTCGTCCTGTTTATCATGCTATCCTTCATTCACTACTGCTCGTCGTACACTTCCTTACCACCCCCTTCCCTTGCAACCCCTTCTCATTAAGACCCCCAATGGAAAAATCCCACTACACGTTTGACCCTGGATagatgtttaaaggcatcaccccacgaatctgaggtggtgcagatttcaggtggagtattcgtatacgggatgggagactacggagaggaaggtgattatgtccatttcttgctaattgccgtaaaaaacggcccggaagatgcggcgccgcacaggactggcgcgctccaatcgaacctcttgtacaaaatggtgcgccaaaacgaatgaagccgtattttccgagccgtttttacggcaattaggaagagatggacggaatcacccccctctccgtagtctcccatcctgtatacgaatactctacctgaaatctgcaccacctcagattcgtggggtgatgcctttaaagaattATATAACATTTTATAGGATAAATTGCGCGAGCAGGTTTTAGAATACTTAAGCTGCGCTATATATAGACATctatattaaaaaattaacaaaacatTAATCTAGTTAGTTTCTTGAGTTACATGGCGGAACATAACAAGGACATATCGGTGTTCATTTAGGCCTTTAATTCTAGTCACTTAAGCCTTGTGAAAATGCAAACAGAGATTACCTGGTGTAACTGTAAATTTGTGACATattgcagttgaaagttgaacaggaaCTCGTTAAAAACATTGATTAAATGTTTTTCACCTGGATAGAAGAATGTACTTCTCATTATTTTCCGATAATATGCGCATATTCGTTTGTCAGAACTGGCTGCGTCAATTCGCTTTTTGCTCCTCTTTCATCCAGATCTGCTGTTTTCACCGCTCCGCTGCGATGCCAACCTCGCTCGCGGCGTTGCTTCGATGAAGAGGGAGGCGGTGTCTAGGTGATCCCAGGCAGTCGTGAACTCTacctagctggtggagcggcagctgTAATTACAAGGATATGTGCGGCGCTGAATGCTGGTCAGCAGTGACCAGCCAATTTTGGGGGCATCCCTTGTTCTGCACCCAGGTAAATCGAAATTTCGACACCTCGTAATAGCCAACAACGTACTTGCAAAGCTTGAAAGTGTTCAGATCTCTAGAAGCGCGAGCTAGAAGCGACCTTATGCTTGCCATGCGACGCAACTTGATTCGGGCAACAAAATCCCTCACGCTGATGTctatgttttctgtttttctgaatGGTTTTAATTGCTGTATATATGGTCAGATCATGACACGCGGAACATTTGCTAACATTCGTCTAGCGAATAAGCTTGCATCGAGGATAGGCCCACAAACTTTGCACATACCATCCGGAAAAGAAATGGATACTTATGACGCTGCAATGAAATACGCCAGTGAGGGTCACTCTGTGCGTCAATTTCTACTTTTCGTTCCATATAATTTCTCCAATCTACTAACTTTCGTTTAAGGTCATCGTTATTGCTGGAAAGGAATATGGTTGTGGCTCATCTCGAGATTGGGCTGCTAAAGGGCCATATCTTTTGGGTGTGAAAGCTGTATGATGTTTCGCTAATACTATAATTAGTAGAGTACTATAATTTATAATGTTGTATTTGATACATTTAGATACTTGCTGAATCGTTTGAACGAATTCATCGTTCGAATTTGATTGGCATGGGCATCGTTCCGTtacaattcaaaaaaggagagaatgCCAAATTTTTAGGGTTGACCGGAAAAGAACAATATACGTTAGTTTACTTAACATTTTTTATGTCTTTATCAACAACTCATTTATACTTTTGATTCAGCATTACCATTCCTAATGACCTAAAAGTACGACATCTGCTTAAGGTTACCCTTGCAAATGGAAAAAACTTCGAGGTAACCCGGTATTCTGactttttgttcatgttttgttCTAGTCTCTCCTATTTACAATAGTattatctcattttttgtcTCAATTTTTGTTGTGGGCTAAAAGTCTGCTACAGTCGGGCCTGAACGACCTCTGTCGTGGTGCAACAGCACAGATGGTTGGGTACGCTGTGAGACCCATGCCAAGTCGAGCTGCGTAATTGAGAAAGGGTCACAGAACGCTACTTCGAGGACAACCGCCTACGTAATTGCCATACAAGCTAGGTTGTTCCAACCCGACTGTATGCGTCGATATTTCAGTATTTTGAACCATTGAAGTAGATTAAGGAGTGTTTCGAGTAATTAAGCCTTCGAGTCCTTGAGTACTCAGAAGTACCTGCTCTGctgttcaatttttcaataagCATGTCTCACGCAAAGCTAGCTTCTGTTAAAGCATTAAACCGCAAATGCGCGGTGTTAAACCGCAAATGCGCGGTTAAGTTCTGCTGCGTCACAAGtcctcatttcaaaaaaaaaaaacgttatgaATGCTCTGGTGCGTTGCATttgcatttgaaaatttcatcaaattgaaattgaagttAAGCCGTTATACAGATGAAACCATTCTTAATGTGAACATAGGATACAGCAACAATAAGATTAGAGCAAACTCGGAGAATACTCGAAAATACACTCTTTATTGAGGCGATAccatttcttttgttcagGTAATCTGTCGTATCGATACTGAAGTTGAGCTCACGTACTACCGCCATGGTGGAATTCTTCAGTACATGATCAGGAAACTTATCAAATGAAGTATCCGTCGTTGTTGCTTTTTATGACTTGgtagatatttttctttccaaaggTCGCTTGTTGATTGTTGTTTATCTTTCCTCACACTGTTCAAGtatattgttgtttgttccgCCGTGATGTACATGAACACTACTCTGGTGTATATACTAATCTCCTATGATTATTCCCATCATTCCTCTAGTCTTACTCAAGGTTAAAGTCAACCTTGAAGCTGTGATGCTAGATGTTAGTGAAgttcttttccatcaaatGTCTGTGTTACAACATTTCCACTCGAAGTGGTGCAGGGTTAATTGGTATCTAGAGACTTCAAACATTACTCTGACAAGTAATTTTGAAGTCATTGAGAACAAAAGATAGTGGGAAGatagaaggaaggaagaaagaaagaaaaagaaagaaagaaagaaagagaaaggaaggaagaaggacAAACAGGAAGTATTAGGTCAGCTTATTTTTTACACGCGCATGCTTTTACGATATGGTAGCTTCCTGACCATACATTGATGATCATCCGTGTTCACCATGAGTCCCTATCacagtgtttcttttttttctgaaggattATAATTTCCTGGGAACAGGATACAAGTCAAAATCAGTCaaagttctattttattttttttttttcgagtcaaACCAGTTGATCAAGTTCGCAGCCTGTCGCCGAAGCGACATGGGGTCGCGAATTAAGGTCGACCTTAAACATTTACCGAACCAAAAGTGTTAAATCCTTTCAATGACCTCGAGTCCGCTGTTGAGTTGTTCTTGAAGTTTCAGCCTCTAGCTTCTGCTCCCAGCGAGTTGTTAACAAAGTCAACTGCGACtgaggaaagcgaagaaattcCTTTACAAATTACGGCATTTGATTCTCAGAGGACAATTCAACTTCggaaagaagtggaaaagaCGATGAAGACTTTATATGTCGCACTCTCAAAACGAAGCAGTTAAAGTTGCCGCAGTTTTACGGTAACGAAGAAGAGTTCCCAGAATTTTAGGCAATATATGAAGCACTCGTTGACAAACATAAGGTTTTAAGTACAGTCCAAAAATACTGTCACTTAAAGTTAGCCTCAAAGGAAAATTATCATTAAGTTTTAACAAAGAAGTACGGTAATAAACCGACCAACAGagcaaaagtgcaaaaatagaTTCATTTGTCAGCAGCAAAAATTACGCTGACAACTGTGTGCACACATTCGATGAAATTCGAAACTTTATGAATCGAATGGTTTCTGCAGGCGAGAATATACCACACTTGCATGATGCAATCTGGACAGAGAAAATCTTGGAGAGATTTCTTATACTAtggtgaaaaagtgaaaagttcgACACATTGGGTGCGACTATTTAGTACCACCTACTATGCACAGTACAGGATCACGATCTCGCTCATGAACATTCGAGAAAACTTATATGTCGACAATCTGTTTCTTTCAGCAAAAGGCGAGAAGGAACTAACGTCAAAATCGTGCGAAGCGCGCAAGATCTTCAAAGGAAATAGGAATGAATTTGAGAGAATTCATGTCAAATGAAAAGACCCTCCTTCACAAACTACCAGAAGATACATGTGCGAAATCAAGTGCCCAGAAAGTATTAGGAGTTCTGTGGAATGCGGATACCGACTATCTGACTTACCTGTCAAAAGCAGAAAGTGGAAATGGCAACTAAGCGATCAGTAGTGCGACAAATTGCGTCCACATACGATCCACTTGGATGGATTGTTCCCTTACTAACTCAAGCAAAAAACTTTAAGCAGAAATTATGGAGGCAACAGTTTCAGTGGGATACGGAATTGCCTCCGGAGCTTTGCGGCTAATGAAGCGATATCATTGGAAAAATTAATGGTTTTCAAACATCGCTTCTACGACGTCTTGGCAGAACCTTGCACTCTTCGCAGACACTAGTGAAACTGCTATTGTTGCATGCGCCTGTCTTTTTGACGAAAAGACTTCTACGCTTGTTATGGCTGAAGAAAAACTTCCATGCGTTAAAATCAAAACGACGATCAAACGATGCCAAAGTTGGAGTTAAACGTCCTTACTTTGGCGACGTGCCTAACCCAATTCCATCACCCAAGTAAAAATGCGTGTTACGGCTATCCATGAACTATACGTCTGTTCTTAGACTCCCAAATAGTACTAAGCTTGATTTCGGCGCCACGAAGAACACATGTAAGAGTACTTGTCGAGAATAGAGTACGAGAGATTTCTAGGGCTGTTGAAAACTTGAAAGAGGAGCGAGTGACTGTGTTGTTTGGATACGTGAATACGAGCGAAGATCGAGCAGTCGTCGGAACTAGAGGACTTGCAAAAGAAGAACAGAGGGACCGCCTTTGGTGAACAGGTCAAAACTCCTTGAAGATCCCTGTAGGGACATGGCCTACTAAATTTTATCACCTTGCGCGCGAAAACGACACATTCATTGGTATCTTAAGTGCCAATATTAACATGACATGTACAGAAAGTACCGTAGTTCAAGAGCTGCTAAACTGAACACGTTACAGCTCCTTCGGcacctggaaaaaaattgtagcacTGATAATTCACTTTGTCAAAAGACTTCTACGTCTGCTAGATGGAGCCAACAAAGTCAGAATTTCTCTACACATTCCAGAACAAAACGACATCTCCGAGACTCCGGGTGCCTCAAGAGGACAGGAAATTCGACAGCAAGGTTCGCCCTTCTTCGCAATCATCATTTAGTACATTTAACGAAGAGttatcgaaaatcaatgaataacaCCTTGCGCCTATACAAGGACGAAAATCAAATATGGCGCTCACGAGGAAGACAAGGACACTGCGCTGGATGATGATACAGAGTACCCTATTTTTGTTATGCCTAATTTAGCTCTGGTTAGGCATATTATCCAGATAGCTCATGTGGACTAGGGGCATTGGGGCATTGAGCACAGGATTTCTACATTGCGCCATCAATACTGCAACCCTGCGCAAACAGGTTCGCAAATTGACCACTCAATGTGTCTAATGTCGGCGCTCCAATGCACTTTCTTATCACTATCCAAATACCACAGACCTTCCAAATTGAAGAGTATGGAGGTACAATTCCAGCATATAGGATTGGATTTTTCCGATCTTCCGTCATACATCAAGAGCGGAGATAAATTGAAACTGTATGGATGCATTTTTACCTGCACCGTTCCCCGCTTGATCCGCATCGAAGTCGTGCGAAGTATGGCGACAGAAGGATTTTTAAATGTGCTTCGACGATCTGTTGCACGTAGAGGCGTTTTAGTATCTATGACTTCCGACAATGCGCCAACCTTTTCACTTGGCAGGAGTATACTGAAACACTGATGGTTCTTTTTATGAGCGCCTCTACGCTATCAAGTCAATAACATATGGCATTTATAAAGTCCTACTCTACGAGGTTTACGGCAGCGCTCGTTCGACGACATTCATATCGTGGTTGTGGAGATTGAGGAGTGCCTTAATTCTAGGCCACTCATCTACCAAGGGTCACGAGAGGAACTCAGCACTATTCGCCAGATCGActttctgcagaaaaataaGATTCTAGCTCTCGCAGTTGATAACATTAAAAGCAACACTGACGATGATCCCGCTTATTTGCCTCCAGAGCAACTTTGGGCTTTTCAGTTTCGAAACCAGGTCGGAAATCGGTGCGCCCTATTTGTCGTGTCAGGAAACAGAAAGATTCTGGCGAAATTGGCAACAATAATACTTAACTTCTCTAAGGGAGACACGCCAGAGATGAATAACCAGTCACACACTATGACAAAAACTATCAAGTGTAGGAGATGTAGTTCTCATTACTGATCCGATTCTTCCCagaaacgaatggaaaatGACATGCATTACGGAGATTATGACCGGTGCTGACGGAGGTATTGGCGAAGCAGAACTCATAACGGCTAATAAACGGAAGATACGCCGACCAGTGAAGTTGCTTATTCCACTGGAAGTGTCCAAAAACTCGACCTCAACAAATGTTCAATCTCAGCAGTCACACCCAGAAGATATATCCGCAGCACAACGAAACTACCGTAAAACTTGCGACGGCGAAAACCAGTCATATATGCAGAAAATTACGTCTATGTTACTGCTACTTCTTCAACGCGCTCTTTTTCGccactttggcgttgaaaagCCAAAGTGCCAAATGTTTCTCTTTCATATGATGATCCTTCCTCTCTGTGTAGCAACCAGTTACACCACCGTTCTGGTGTATTTGACATGTTCGGAAAATGGAGTGATCGTGCATGCAGCTCAGCCTGCGGACTTTGAAATCTGTGCAGATAACTTCTACAAAGCCAACATTTCAATGTTGACCCTAACATATTGCAATTTCCGCCAGAGATCACATCGCATGCTCATACAGTGCTTCTCAAATGGCACTTAGATAACCAACTGACAATCATGGAATATCGACTGTCGGATCTGCGCCTCGATTTTGTTCAACCCGAATTGTTGGCAAAATCCTCACCTTCGCGTTTTTCTCTACGTGATTGTTGCCATTATCTATATGTTGTTGTGTGTGCCCTACGATGAAATCAAtacgttgatgtctaaaatactcAGCCaccaggtggtcattgtccgAATCGACgcgaatgcaaagatgggtTTCGAACAACAATTCGATGTGCTAGAAAAATGGTCTTATCCAGCgaagcgcacgtcggacaacggtgactgAGTGGTTGACTAATGTAAGCAGACGGGCCTTATCATTGTTTCCATGTTTaaaaggaatcatcgacgccaacACACGTGGCGTGTTCAACCCTtctaacgcctgaagagcagcgcaaacagaagatgaggactctcaaacttcagctcggcTACATAGCACGAGAAAAATCCCTCACTCGAAATATCACAATATCGAAATATCCGAGAATTTAGAGGTGCTTGGGATGTTGCTTTCGACTCTggccaccgtccagttcttctcagcattaagatacggttccacaagtgTAGCCGAGGAGTACctcctcaaccgaaaatcgacatgacaggtctgaaagacgaggAAACCAGAACGaatttccgccaacgtgtgtttattcatgttggagtatggaccaggaagaagcatTGCAATGCGGATTCCTTTACAAAGTGCATGCAGGACGGTTCaaatgccgcggaagaagtttgcctttgcatccgcggagacaagatccacgtaTAATTCCGTATGTGTCACCTGCAGCAGTGgtgatttgaacaaaaaaaaacgtcttaaaaagaagttgcgtcgtcaactgcaacaaaacaGCGATAGCGAGTGGACGTTGGGAGCGAAGGAGTCTGAAAAGGCGCGGGGGaaaagaacccgcggaaagcctatgctttattaaagaagtatagcggcaagatggaaaaatgttctgtcctcaacactgccagtgGAAAGGGTGTCGGTGGAGCAACCCTTCtaatttggagggatcacttcaacaCCTTGCAGAACCGGCAAACgtcgtcagctcctgaactcgagcacgttcatggGCCGACATATgtggttaacgaggaaccaccgaccgagCCCGAAGTACTGGTCTGTATCCAAGACAtgaacaccgtttgaggtgatAGCTGGGGTAAGACAAggagcagtggcaggacccttcctgttcaacttgGCTATCAACGATATCAtccgaagaacagtcgatcagtgtcctgccgacattgtcttagcaccgccagggtgccccttgactgatctaGAGTACGCCgtcgatgttgttatattcgcggaaagcactgcgaaacttcaacatgttgtcaattTTGTATCGAAGTTCGTTGCAGCCTATGGattacgtctacgccctgataaatgtaaggagatgtggatctctttgaGGCCTCAAATGAGAATCGGGGTGGACGTACAACTAgttgaactcgtcgatgagttctgttacccacgttgtatgctgaagaacaacggcagctacgagaaagatattcagcagaGAAATTTGTAATATATAGAATTGATACAACTATATGGGCAGATGCGATTAAGCCCAACCTCCTCCTGATGTCAAGCTAGCATAATGAATTGCACCCTTTTTGTAGGTGCACAGCAGTAGAAATCAAGGTCTTATGTGAATGTCCTTCTTCGGATGTTTAGAAACAACTTGATGAAATTCAAATCACCATCAATTGAAACGGCACTATGGGAGCTAGAGAAACGCCCAAATTCCCTTCTCAACACAAAAAGCACCTTGGTGATGTAGGTCACAACAACAGACTACAAAGTTTGACTTTTTAGCCTAACAAATAATTGCGATCGCGGTCCATCTGCGATGTTTCTCGCGCAATTCCTTCCTAGCTGAGAGAGCGACATAATTGAAGGTCCCGTCCAAGTtgcgaactcgttgtaggcaTTCCTCACGGCCTGCTCGCGCGTTGTCTGGTCGAGTTCTTGTAATTGCGCTCAACCTCGGTAGCCCGCGAGGGGTGATGCCCAAAGCGATGACTATGGAAACAGGATGTCCTGTATTTTCGACGGTTCTGTTCTCTGGGGCAAAACCTTTCCAAAAAAGTTCACATTTGTCCTTGTCAAAGGGGACTTCCCTTCCAGCTGCATCACGTACTAGGGCACAAAAGTAGGAGTAATGCGAGCC is a window encoding:
- a CDS encoding hypothetical protein (NECATOR_CHRX.G22460.T1) yields the protein MCGAECWSAVTSQFWGHPLFCTQIMTRGTFANIRLANKLASRIGPQTLHIPSGKEMDTYDAAMKYASEGHSVIVIAGKEYGCGSSRDWAAKGPYLLGVKAILAESFERIHRSNLIGMGIVPLQFKKGENAKFLGLTGKEQYTITIPNDLKVRHLLKVTLANGKNFEVICRIDTEVELTYYRHGGILQYMIRKLIK
- a CDS encoding hypothetical protein (NECATOR_CHRX.G22460.T3); translated protein: MTRGTFANIRLANKLASRIGPQTLHIPSGKEMDTYDAAMKYASEGHSVIVIAGKEYGCGSSRDWAAKGPYLLGVKAILAESFERIHRSNLIGMGIVPLQFKKGENAKFLGLTGKEQYTITIPNDLKVRHLLKVTLANGKNFEVICRIDTEVELTYYRHGGILQAVENLKEERVTVLFGYVNTSEDRAVVGTRGLAKEEQRDRLWPLIYQGSREELSTIRQIDFLQKNKILALAVDNIKSNTDDDPAYLPPEQLWAFQFRNQNRQTSSAPELEHVHGPTYVVNEEPPTEPEVLVIAGVRQGAVAGPFLFNLAINDIIRRTVDQCPADIVLAPPGCPLTDLEYAVDVVIFAESTAKLQHVVNFVSKFVAAYGLRLRPDKCKEMWISLRPQMRIGVDVQLVELVDEFCYPRCMLKNNGSYEKDIQQRNL
- a CDS encoding hypothetical protein (NECATOR_CHRX.G22459.T1); the protein is MDQLTDQDLPARLFDSTVLPALCYAAKTWAETAATSRKLLTTHSALERCLLKFNRRTQHLACLRSSDFRAMFILRGPAEYISRAKHSWAGHIMRRIDYRWTKEC
- a CDS encoding hypothetical protein (NECATOR_CHRX.G22460.T2), encoding MIIPIIPLVLLKVKVNLEAVMLDVSEVLFHQMAVENLKEERVTVLFGYVNTSEDRAVVGTRGLAKEEQRDRLWPLIYQGSREELSTIRQIDFLQKNKILALAVDNIKSNTDDDPAYLPPEQLWAFQFRNQVIAGVRQGAVAGPFLFNLAINDIIRRTVDQCPADIVLAPPGCPLTDLEYAVDVVIFAESTAKLQHVVNFVSKFVAAYGLRLRPDKCKEMWISLRPQMRIGVDVQLVELVDEFCYPRCMLKNNGSYEKDIQQRNL